Proteins encoded in a region of the Pirellulales bacterium genome:
- a CDS encoding mandelate racemase/muconate lactonizing enzyme family protein, which produces MKITEVVTIALGGATHDHGWPGGTDPNVQYNTLVEVRTDEGVTGIGSCYTTRTLVEGSLELLRPHLIGESGLEPDRVAEKLRQSMFWLGRGGSVEHTISGIDIALWDLCGRALGQPVGRLLGGVYRDRIKPYASMLFEDPPLLREKLLEQRARGFRAIKLGWRPFGRVSRKFDEVLIKTARDTVGDDIEIMVDAGGSEQFWPHGVTWARETARMLGDYGVVWFEEALQPDDVAGFRELRANSPVLIASGEVLTRRQAFLPFITGRALDIIQPDVTKCGGLGEARRLGWLAYDHGVLLVPHGWNTGIGVAADLALVASLPVARWVEFQTGVPYIEEILTEPFKLDSEGMLRIPDGPGLGIELDRDAIARYSR; this is translated from the coding sequence ATGAAAATCACGGAAGTTGTCACGATTGCCCTGGGGGGGGCCACGCACGATCACGGCTGGCCCGGCGGCACCGATCCGAACGTGCAATACAACACGCTGGTCGAGGTGCGTACCGACGAAGGGGTGACCGGCATCGGCAGTTGCTACACCACGCGGACGCTTGTCGAAGGATCACTCGAGCTGCTGCGGCCGCACCTGATCGGCGAGAGCGGGCTGGAGCCCGATCGAGTCGCCGAAAAACTGCGGCAGTCAATGTTCTGGCTCGGCCGTGGCGGATCGGTCGAACACACGATCAGCGGCATCGACATTGCGCTCTGGGATCTGTGCGGAAGGGCGCTCGGTCAACCGGTCGGACGATTGCTGGGCGGGGTGTACCGCGATCGGATCAAGCCTTACGCGTCGATGTTGTTCGAGGATCCGCCGCTGTTGCGCGAGAAATTGCTGGAGCAACGGGCGCGCGGCTTTCGTGCCATCAAGCTCGGCTGGCGGCCGTTTGGGCGCGTCAGCCGGAAGTTCGACGAAGTGCTGATCAAGACCGCGCGCGACACGGTGGGGGACGACATCGAGATCATGGTCGACGCCGGCGGCAGCGAACAGTTCTGGCCGCACGGCGTCACCTGGGCACGCGAAACGGCGCGCATGCTTGGCGATTACGGCGTCGTATGGTTCGAAGAGGCGCTGCAGCCGGACGATGTGGCCGGCTTTCGCGAACTGCGAGCGAATTCGCCGGTGCTGATCGCCAGCGGCGAAGTGTTGACGCGCCGGCAAGCGTTCCTGCCGTTCATCACCGGGCGGGCGCTCGACATCATTCAGCCCGACGTGACTAAGTGCGGCGGATTGGGCGAGGCGCGCCGGCTGGGATGGCTGGCGTACGATCACGGTGTGCTGCTGGTGCCGCACGGCTGGAACACAGGTATCGGCGTCGCGGCCGATCTGGCCCTGGTGGCATCGCTGCCGGTGGCGCGGTGGGTCGAATTCCAGACGGGTGTGCCGTACATCGAGGAAATTCTCACAGAGCCCTTCAAGCTCGACAGCGAGGGCATGCTGCGAATTCCCGACGGCCCCGGCCTGGGAATCGAGCTCGATCGAGATGCGATTGCGCGCTATTCGCGATAG